A genome region from Paludibacterium sp. B53371 includes the following:
- a CDS encoding DUF2589 domain-containing protein, which yields MDPNFIGSVLNALPLDKMIGGPLQAMITAQVQASKAYADFLLTVCIQEGKAVAVQFDYDETIVDSEGNAKGILQKTMRIPLMAAVVHPIICIEEGTIDFELEISQSEASSSTTDAEASLEARIGWGPFSVSIKGRVSHKSEQTRKTDTRAKYSIHTLVKRQPMPEALSRVIDFLTDAATKPVLAPSQDASKPKPLPDTPQSGLVGVKEAEQKKKVG from the coding sequence ATGGATCCGAATTTTATCGGCTCGGTGTTGAATGCTTTGCCGCTGGACAAAATGATCGGGGGCCCGCTGCAGGCGATGATCACGGCGCAGGTGCAGGCCAGCAAAGCCTATGCAGATTTTCTGCTGACGGTGTGTATCCAGGAGGGCAAGGCGGTCGCCGTGCAATTCGATTACGACGAGACCATCGTTGATTCGGAGGGCAATGCCAAGGGGATTCTGCAGAAAACCATGCGTATCCCGCTGATGGCGGCGGTGGTGCACCCGATCATTTGTATCGAGGAAGGCACGATTGATTTCGAGCTGGAAATCTCGCAGAGCGAGGCGTCCAGTTCGACGACCGATGCCGAGGCTTCGCTGGAGGCCCGTATTGGCTGGGGTCCGTTCAGTGTGTCGATCAAGGGGCGTGTGTCGCACAAGTCGGAGCAGACGCGCAAGACCGATACCCGCGCCAAGTACTCGATTCACACGCTGGTCAAGCGTCAGCCGATGCCGGAAGCCCTGAGCCGTGTCATTGACTTCCTCACCGATGCTGCGACCAAGCCGGTGCTGGCGCCGTCTCAGGACGCGAGCAAGCCCAAGCCCCTGCCGGACACCCCGCAAAGTGGTCTGGTCGGCGTGAAAGAAGCCGAGCAGAAGAAGAAGGTCGGCTAA
- a CDS encoding response regulator transcription factor — protein sequence MKVLALDSTPLYLTGLIHSMAILAPELSITPIQQAEAITETHASPSVILLDEDFDQAPCQHWIERLQQQYPGCPILITVHKANMEDAIRLLRHGAAGIAPKKMMPERLYQAIRHVHSGLAFIPMELATSGEPDVTGHPRSQPPVHSRLTLRQSQILALLAQGASNKQICRQLSLAEGTVKNHLYAIFRLLGVHNRTEAAVLVERLQA from the coding sequence ATGAAGGTATTGGCGCTGGACAGCACCCCGCTTTATCTGACCGGACTCATACACAGCATGGCCATCCTGGCCCCAGAACTCAGCATCACCCCCATCCAGCAAGCAGAAGCCATCACCGAGACCCACGCCTCCCCATCGGTCATCCTGCTGGATGAAGACTTCGACCAGGCCCCTTGCCAGCACTGGATCGAACGCCTGCAACAGCAATACCCCGGCTGCCCGATCCTGATCACAGTGCACAAAGCCAACATGGAAGACGCCATCCGCCTGCTGCGCCACGGCGCCGCCGGCATCGCCCCGAAAAAAATGATGCCGGAACGCCTGTACCAGGCGATCCGGCATGTCCACAGCGGCCTGGCCTTCATCCCCATGGAACTGGCCACCTCCGGCGAACCGGACGTCACCGGCCATCCCCGCAGCCAGCCCCCGGTCCACTCACGACTCACCTTGCGACAATCACAAATCCTGGCCCTACTGGCCCAGGGCGCGTCCAACAAACAGATCTGTCGTCAGCTCTCACTGGCAGAGGGCACCGTCAAGAATCACCTCTATGCCATCTTCCGCCTGCTCGGCGTACACAACCGCACCGAAGCTGCCGTCCTGGTGGAGCGACTGCAGGCATGA
- a CDS encoding alpha/beta fold hydrolase, which translates to MKTFRWEAAQCTLRYHDLPGAGRPLLFVHGLGCAASCDYPQVAAQAVLADRRRLLPDLPGSGFSDAPAGLAYRTTDHARALAALVTSLGLEALDVYGHSMGGAVAIELASLLPAQVRHLVLSEPNFDAGGGMFSRAIAEYSEAEYVARGHEVMVRAAATGGAGTWAASLRHSSPLAVHRSACSLVAGVEPSWRTLLLQLPMPRTVIFGELSLPDADLDWLPAHGVASVVLPQAGHSMAWEQPAGLAALIAQSLSR; encoded by the coding sequence ATGAAGACATTCCGGTGGGAAGCGGCGCAATGCACGTTGCGCTATCACGATTTGCCCGGCGCAGGCCGGCCCTTGTTGTTTGTGCATGGCCTGGGCTGTGCGGCCTCCTGTGATTATCCGCAGGTGGCGGCACAGGCGGTGCTGGCGGACCGGCGTCGTCTTTTGCCCGATCTGCCTGGTTCGGGCTTCAGTGATGCCCCGGCAGGGCTGGCTTACCGTACGACGGATCATGCCCGGGCGCTGGCGGCGCTGGTGACGTCGCTCGGGCTGGAAGCGCTGGATGTGTATGGCCACAGCATGGGCGGCGCGGTGGCGATCGAGTTGGCGAGTCTGTTGCCGGCGCAGGTGCGGCATCTGGTGTTGAGTGAGCCGAATTTCGACGCTGGCGGCGGGATGTTCAGCCGGGCGATTGCCGAGTATTCGGAGGCCGAGTATGTGGCGCGCGGCCATGAGGTGATGGTGCGGGCGGCGGCGACTGGCGGGGCCGGGACCTGGGCAGCGTCGCTGCGGCATTCGTCGCCGCTGGCGGTGCATCGTTCGGCCTGCTCGCTGGTGGCCGGGGTCGAGCCCTCCTGGCGGACGCTGCTGTTGCAGTTGCCCATGCCGCGCACGGTGATTTTTGGTGAGCTGTCGCTGCCGGATGCCGATCTGGACTGGTTGCCGGCGCATGGGGTGGCGAGTGTGGTGTTGCCACAGGCGGGGCATTCGATGGCCTGGGAGCAGCCGGCGGGTCTGGCGGCACTGATCGCGCAGTCCCTGAGTCGTTGA
- a CDS encoding MarR family winged helix-turn-helix transcriptional regulator has translation MDVTGQGDAVDRILAQWGQERPDLDVSPMGMIGRLGRCAALVSQRLEPVFERFGLSGWEFDVLATLRRSGAPYCLAPTALFSSLMVTSGTMTHRLKVLEGKGWVVREASSEDARSTLVRLSAAGLALIDRAVEAHVANEHALLAGLSARSQAGLNKRLAELLAFLEQAESGRQ, from the coding sequence ATGGATGTGACAGGGCAGGGGGATGCGGTGGACCGGATTCTGGCGCAGTGGGGCCAGGAGCGGCCGGATCTGGATGTCAGTCCGATGGGGATGATCGGGCGGTTGGGACGCTGTGCTGCGCTGGTGTCGCAGCGGCTGGAGCCGGTGTTCGAGCGTTTCGGCCTGTCTGGCTGGGAGTTTGATGTGCTGGCGACCTTGCGGCGCAGCGGGGCGCCTTACTGTCTGGCGCCGACGGCTTTGTTTTCTTCGCTGATGGTGACCTCGGGCACCATGACGCACCGGCTGAAGGTGCTGGAGGGCAAGGGCTGGGTTGTGCGCGAGGCGAGCAGTGAGGATGCGCGCAGTACGCTGGTGCGGCTCAGTGCCGCGGGGCTGGCGCTGATTGACCGGGCGGTCGAGGCGCATGTGGCCAATGAGCATGCCCTGCTGGCGGGGTTGAGTGCGCGCAGTCAGGCGGGTTTGAACAAGCGGCTGGCAGAGTTGCTGGCTTTTCTGGAGCAGGCGGAATCAGGACGGCAGTGA
- a CDS encoding EamA family transporter, producing MHHTDHAPRWADVWLTALPPVIWGTTYIVTSQLLPPDRPFTAALLRVLPAGLLLILATGWRPAPGHWLRLLILSALNIGAFQPLLFIAAYRLPGGLAAVVGACQPLLVMALIWQCERRPPSRLALGASVLGVLGMAALLLSPGSHWDGPGMLAAAAGALLMACGTYLTRRWALPAPVSALTGWQLLLGGLMLTPLVLHYDPPLPTLSSLQIAAYLYLSSIGALLAYWLWFRGITRLSPVAVSSLGLLSPLTAVLLGWVLLGQALSPQSLLGMLTVLGSVLVVQRSMIAPAAPR from the coding sequence ATGCACCACACCGACCACGCGCCCCGCTGGGCTGACGTCTGGCTCACCGCCCTGCCGCCCGTCATCTGGGGCACCACCTACATCGTCACCAGCCAACTGCTGCCGCCAGACCGGCCATTCACCGCCGCCCTGCTGCGCGTCCTGCCCGCCGGCCTGCTGCTGATCCTCGCCACCGGCTGGCGCCCCGCCCCCGGACACTGGCTCCGCCTGCTCATCCTGTCGGCGCTGAATATCGGTGCCTTCCAGCCCCTGCTGTTCATCGCCGCCTATCGCCTGCCCGGCGGCCTGGCCGCCGTGGTCGGCGCCTGCCAGCCCTTGCTGGTCATGGCCCTGATCTGGCAATGCGAACGACGCCCCCCCAGCCGCCTGGCCCTCGGCGCCAGCGTGCTCGGCGTACTCGGCATGGCGGCCCTGCTACTCTCCCCCGGCTCACACTGGGATGGCCCCGGCATGCTGGCCGCGGCAGCCGGCGCCCTGCTCATGGCCTGCGGCACCTACCTGACCCGCCGCTGGGCACTGCCCGCCCCGGTCAGCGCCCTGACCGGCTGGCAGTTGCTGCTCGGCGGCCTGATGCTGACCCCGCTGGTACTGCACTACGACCCGCCCCTGCCGACACTGAGCAGCCTGCAAATCGCCGCCTACCTCTACCTGTCGAGCATCGGCGCCCTGCTCGCCTACTGGCTGTGGTTCCGCGGCATCACCCGATTGTCGCCGGTCGCCGTCAGCTCGCTCGGCCTGCTCAGCCCGCTGACCGCCGTCCTCCTCGGCTGGGTACTGCTGGGCCAGGCGCTGTCGCCACAGTCACTGCTCGGCATGCTGACCGTGCTCGGCAGCGTACTGGTCGTCCAGCGCAGCATGATCGCCCCCGCGGCACCCCGCTGA
- a CDS encoding DUF3757 domain-containing protein, with product MQKTLLLCLLASSAAAYAQRSESCPDSHRITVRGATYTAPTAGSGEWLGIAAPGISGAIQTFESATFYPDDADAARPTGKFGKCSYRTANGPVDLRYKPQDTEPTVMLTDLNDWQAQQGPFGLRYFECRTPLASQCRFTLSQPAGR from the coding sequence ATGCAAAAAACCCTGTTACTGTGCCTGCTGGCCAGCAGTGCCGCCGCCTATGCCCAGCGCAGCGAAAGCTGCCCCGACAGCCATCGCATCACCGTACGGGGCGCGACCTACACCGCCCCCACCGCCGGCAGCGGCGAATGGCTGGGCATCGCCGCCCCGGGCATTTCCGGCGCCATCCAGACCTTCGAATCGGCCACCTTCTACCCCGATGATGCCGACGCCGCGCGGCCGACAGGCAAATTCGGCAAGTGCAGCTACCGCACCGCCAACGGCCCCGTCGACCTGCGCTACAAACCCCAGGACACCGAACCCACGGTCATGCTGACCGACCTCAACGACTGGCAGGCACAACAAGGACCGTTCGGCCTGCGCTACTTCGAATGCCGCACCCCGCTCGCCAGCCAGTGCCGCTTCACCCTGAGCCAGCCAGCCGGCCGATAA
- a CDS encoding methyl-accepting chemotaxis protein yields the protein MWPFKTKTNTVETLAPGTEAPESGSVRANSFMGTLHDMGVSLAHVCHNLTLLKQDSDQVAQQSNTISDESLAIHQLVSQVAQSAQTATDAAERTRSRAASGVEALSQVVTRMGGMAQQTRQSEDMLKALADQVRAVLTASATIQQIANQTNLLALNAAIEAARAGEAGRGFAVVADEVRKLATLAGDSSATITRIIENVQQQTIASVENIEALAQEANQVSGVAETIGGQLSTILSDAIDTSAQVSAMASGASSAAESASRIASLAQDNYAQMGRFQTELGHAVTLCDTPGEKAFKLMVDYDMDVNHTHYYRAARATADQVEATLNQAVKDGRISLQDLFSDHYEPIPDTWPQKYHSRFDRLTDELLPPIQEAFLTAHPEAAYAIATDLRGYVPTHNRRYSAPLTGNRDKDLQANRSKRIFNDRTGSRCGKHEQTVLIQTYKRDTGEVMHDLSVPIMIQGRHWGGFRIGYPTEEGEQDDAHGKVELF from the coding sequence ATGTGGCCCTTCAAAACCAAGACCAATACCGTTGAAACCCTTGCCCCGGGCACGGAAGCGCCAGAGAGCGGCAGCGTGCGCGCCAACTCCTTCATGGGCACGCTGCACGACATGGGCGTCAGCCTGGCGCATGTCTGCCACAACCTCACCCTCCTGAAACAAGACTCCGACCAGGTGGCGCAGCAATCCAACACCATCTCCGACGAGTCGCTGGCCATTCACCAGTTGGTCAGCCAGGTCGCACAGAGCGCCCAGACCGCCACCGATGCCGCCGAGCGCACGCGCAGCCGCGCCGCCTCCGGCGTCGAGGCACTCAGCCAGGTAGTGACGCGCATGGGGGGCATGGCGCAGCAGACCCGCCAGTCGGAAGACATGCTCAAGGCGCTGGCCGACCAGGTGCGCGCCGTGCTCACCGCCTCGGCCACCATCCAGCAGATCGCCAACCAGACCAACCTGCTGGCCCTCAACGCCGCCATCGAGGCCGCGCGCGCCGGCGAGGCCGGACGCGGCTTTGCCGTGGTCGCCGATGAAGTACGCAAACTGGCCACCCTGGCCGGCGACTCCTCCGCCACCATCACCCGCATCATCGAAAACGTACAGCAGCAGACCATCGCCTCGGTCGAAAACATCGAGGCCCTGGCGCAGGAAGCCAACCAGGTCTCCGGTGTGGCGGAAACCATCGGCGGCCAGCTGTCGACCATTCTCAGCGACGCCATCGACACCTCCGCCCAGGTCTCGGCCATGGCCAGCGGCGCCAGCTCGGCGGCCGAATCCGCCAGCCGCATCGCCAGCCTGGCCCAGGACAACTATGCCCAGATGGGCCGCTTCCAGACCGAGCTCGGCCATGCCGTCACCCTGTGCGACACCCCCGGGGAAAAAGCCTTCAAGCTGATGGTCGACTACGACATGGACGTCAACCATACCCACTACTACCGTGCCGCCCGTGCCACCGCCGACCAGGTCGAGGCCACGCTCAACCAGGCGGTCAAGGACGGCCGCATCAGCCTGCAGGATCTGTTCTCCGACCACTACGAGCCCATCCCCGACACCTGGCCGCAAAAATACCACTCGCGCTTCGACCGCCTGACCGACGAACTGCTGCCGCCGATCCAGGAAGCCTTCCTCACGGCCCACCCCGAAGCCGCCTACGCCATCGCCACCGACCTGCGCGGCTATGTGCCGACCCACAACCGCCGCTACAGCGCCCCACTGACCGGCAACCGCGACAAAGACCTGCAGGCCAACCGCAGCAAACGAATCTTCAACGACCGCACCGGCTCACGCTGCGGCAAACACGAACAGACCGTGCTGATCCAGACCTACAAACGCGATACCGGCGAAGTGATGCACGACCTGTCGGTGCCGATCATGATCCAGGGACGCCACTGGGGCGGCTTCCGCATCGGCTACCCGACCGAAGAAGGCGAACAGGACGATGCCCACGGCAAAGTCGAGCTGTTCTGA